Proteins encoded together in one Kitasatospora albolonga window:
- a CDS encoding F0F1 ATP synthase subunit gamma → MGAQLRVYKRRIQAVTATKKITKAMEMIAASRIVKAQRKVAASMPYATELTRAVTAVATGSNAKHPLTTEAEAPTRAAVLLVTSDRGLAGGYSSNAIKAAERLRERLAGEGKEVDTYIVGRKGVAYYGFRERKVEESWTGFTDNPAYSDAKSIAAPLIAAIQKETAEGGVDELHIVFTEFVSMMTQNATDDRMLPLSLDEVAEESTRKGEILPLFEFEPSAEDVLDALLPRYVESRIYNALLQAAASEHAARRRAMKSATDNAGDLIKSLSRLANAARQAEITQEISEIVGGASALADATAGSDK, encoded by the coding sequence ATGGGCGCTCAGCTTCGCGTTTACAAGCGCCGCATCCAAGCCGTCACCGCGACCAAGAAGATCACCAAGGCGATGGAGATGATCGCCGCCTCGCGCATCGTCAAGGCGCAGCGCAAGGTGGCGGCGTCGATGCCGTACGCGACCGAGCTCACCCGTGCGGTGACCGCGGTGGCGACCGGCTCCAACGCCAAGCACCCGCTCACCACCGAAGCCGAAGCGCCGACCCGCGCCGCGGTCCTGCTCGTCACGAGCGACCGCGGTCTGGCCGGCGGCTACTCCTCCAACGCCATCAAGGCGGCGGAGCGGCTGCGGGAGCGCCTTGCCGGTGAGGGCAAGGAGGTCGACACGTACATCGTCGGCCGCAAGGGTGTCGCGTACTACGGCTTCCGCGAGCGCAAGGTCGAGGAATCCTGGACGGGCTTCACCGACAACCCGGCGTACTCCGATGCCAAGAGCATCGCCGCCCCGTTGATCGCGGCCATCCAGAAGGAGACGGCCGAGGGCGGCGTCGACGAACTGCACATCGTCTTCACGGAATTCGTGTCGATGATGACGCAGAACGCGACGGACGACCGGATGCTGCCGCTTTCGCTCGACGAGGTCGCGGAGGAGAGCACCCGCAAGGGCGAGATCCTTCCGCTGTTTGAGTTCGAGCCGTCGGCCGAGGACGTCCTCGACGCCCTTCTGCCGCGCTACGTCGAGAGCCGTATCTACAACGCACTGCTCCAGGCAGCCGCTTCCGAGCACGCTGCCCGCCGCCGTGCGATGAAGTCGGCCACCGACAACGCCGGGGACCTCATCAAGAGCCTCTCCCGGCTTGCCAACGCGGCCCGCCAGGCCGAAATCACCCAGGAAATCAGCGAGATCGTCGGCGGTGCCAGTGCTCTGGCCGACGCGACCGCGGGGAGTGACAAGTAA
- a CDS encoding F0F1 ATP synthase subunit beta has translation MTTAVETAAATGRVARVIGPVVDVEFPVDAMPDIYNALHVDVDDPAEAGARKTLTLEVAQHLGDGVVRAISMQPTDGLVRQAPVTDTGTGITVPVGDVTKGKVFNTLGQILNEPEAEAQITERWPIHRKAPAFDQLESKTEMFETGLKVVDLLTPYVKGGKIGLFGGAGVGKTVLIQEMIMRVAKLHDGVSVFAGVGERTREGNDLIDEMTESGVLDKTALVFGQMDEPPGTRLRVALSALTMAEYFRDVQKQDVLLFIDNIFRFTQAGSEVSTLLGRMPSAVGYQPTLADEMGVLQERITSTRGHSITSMQAIYVPADDLTDPAPATTFAHLDATTVLSRPISEKGIYPAVDPLDSTSRILDPRYISQDHYAAASRVKGILQKYKDLQDIIAILGIDELGEEDKLVVHRARRVERFLSQNTHAAKQFTGLDGSDVPLDESIAAFNAICDGDYDHFPEQAFFMCGGLDDLKAKAKELGVS, from the coding sequence ATGACCACCGCTGTTGAGACGGCCGCTGCCACGGGCCGCGTCGCCCGGGTCATCGGCCCGGTCGTCGACGTGGAGTTCCCCGTCGACGCGATGCCGGACATCTACAACGCCCTTCACGTCGACGTGGACGACCCGGCCGAGGCCGGCGCCCGCAAGACGCTGACCCTCGAAGTCGCCCAGCACCTGGGTGACGGCGTGGTCCGGGCGATCTCCATGCAGCCCACCGACGGCCTGGTCCGCCAGGCCCCGGTGACCGACACGGGCACGGGCATCACCGTCCCCGTCGGTGACGTGACCAAGGGCAAGGTCTTCAACACCCTCGGTCAGATCCTGAACGAGCCGGAGGCCGAGGCGCAGATCACCGAGCGCTGGCCGATCCACCGCAAGGCCCCGGCCTTCGACCAGCTCGAGTCCAAGACCGAGATGTTCGAGACCGGCCTGAAGGTCGTCGACCTCCTCACCCCGTACGTCAAGGGTGGGAAGATCGGTCTGTTCGGTGGTGCGGGCGTCGGCAAGACGGTCCTCATCCAGGAAATGATCATGCGTGTGGCGAAGCTGCACGACGGTGTGTCGGTGTTCGCCGGTGTCGGTGAGCGCACCCGTGAGGGCAACGACCTCATCGACGAGATGACCGAGTCGGGCGTTCTGGACAAGACCGCGCTCGTCTTCGGCCAGATGGACGAGCCGCCGGGGACGCGTCTGCGCGTGGCCCTGTCCGCCCTGACCATGGCGGAGTACTTCCGCGATGTGCAGAAGCAGGACGTGCTGCTCTTCATCGACAACATCTTCCGCTTCACGCAGGCCGGTTCCGAGGTCTCCACGCTGCTCGGCCGCATGCCGTCCGCGGTGGGTTACCAGCCGACCCTGGCCGACGAGATGGGTGTGCTCCAGGAGCGCATCACCTCGACGCGTGGTCACTCGATCACCTCGATGCAGGCGATCTACGTCCCCGCGGACGACCTGACCGACCCGGCCCCGGCCACCACGTTCGCCCACCTCGACGCGACGACGGTGCTCTCCCGTCCGATCTCGGAGAAGGGCATCTACCCGGCCGTGGACCCGCTGGACTCCACGTCCCGCATCCTGGACCCGCGCTACATCTCGCAGGACCACTACGCCGCGGCCAGCCGCGTCAAGGGAATCCTCCAGAAGTACAAGGACCTCCAGGACATCATCGCGATCCTCGGTATCGACGAGCTGGGCGAGGAGGACAAGCTCGTTGTCCACCGTGCCCGTCGTGTCGAGCGCTTCCTGTCGCAGAACACCCACGCCGCCAAGCAGTTCACCGGCCTGGACGGTTCGGACGTGCCGCTCGACGAGTCGATCGCCGCGTTCAACGCGATCTGCGACGGGGACTACGACCACTTCCCCGAGCAGGCGTTCTTCATGTGCGGTGGCCTGGACGACCTCAAGGCGAAGGCCAAGGAGCTCGGCGTCTCCTGA
- a CDS encoding ATP synthase F0 subunit A, whose protein sequence is MQKELLVTDAQTLAFETDCHLFQGCGFQAPSVWSFIFEPLFTIGPVEFNKPMLLAIIGTFLILAFFWAGFSKAKVVPGKLQMVAEALYDFVHRGIAKEVIGKKGESFVPLLVSLFFFVWMLNLWALIPLAQFPVSSVIAYPIGLALVVWVTYMTVTFRSNGFVGGIRNLCVPSGLPKPIYVLLTPLEFVSNVFVRPFTLAVRLFANMFAGHILILIFTIATWYMLGTVLGTVYASASFVMTLVITVFEIFIQGLQAYVFTVLTATYLSQAVEEAH, encoded by the coding sequence ATGCAGAAGGAGCTCTTGGTGACTGACGCCCAGACGCTCGCTTTCGAGACTGACTGCCACTTGTTCCAGGGATGCGGATTCCAGGCTCCCAGCGTGTGGTCGTTCATCTTCGAGCCGCTCTTCACCATCGGGCCTGTCGAGTTCAACAAGCCCATGCTGCTCGCGATCATCGGAACCTTCCTGATCCTGGCCTTCTTCTGGGCCGGCTTCTCGAAGGCCAAGGTCGTACCCGGCAAGCTGCAGATGGTCGCCGAGGCGCTGTACGACTTCGTCCACCGCGGTATCGCCAAAGAGGTCATCGGCAAGAAGGGCGAGTCCTTCGTTCCGCTGCTGGTCTCGCTGTTCTTCTTCGTCTGGATGCTGAACCTCTGGGCCCTCATCCCGCTCGCCCAGTTCCCGGTCAGCTCCGTCATCGCCTACCCGATCGGCCTGGCCCTGGTGGTCTGGGTCACGTACATGACGGTGACGTTCCGGTCCAACGGATTCGTCGGCGGCATCCGGAACCTCTGCGTCCCGAGCGGTCTGCCGAAGCCGATCTACGTGCTGCTGACGCCGCTGGAGTTCGTCTCCAACGTCTTCGTCCGGCCGTTCACGCTGGCCGTGCGACTCTTCGCGAACATGTTCGCGGGCCACATCCTGATCCTGATCTTCACGATCGCCACCTGGTACATGCTCGGCACCGTCCTGGGCACGGTCTACGCCTCCGCGTCGTTCGTCATGACGCTGGTCATCACGGTGTTCGAGATCTTCATCCAGGGCCTCCAGGCATACGTGTTCACGGTTCTGACCGCCACGTATCTGTCCCAGGCGGTCGAAGAAGCCCACTGA
- a CDS encoding F0F1 ATP synthase subunit B has protein sequence MMYLAAEKAQSPLFPVWPEIVIGLICFGIVFFVFSKKLLPVINKTLDERREAIEGGIEKAEAAQTEAQSVLEQYKAQLAEARHEAARLRQEAQEQGAVIIQEMKAEGQRQREEIIAAGHAQIEADRKAASSALRQDVGKLATDLAGKLVGESLQDHARQSGTVDRFLDELEAKAEAAR, from the coding sequence ATGATGTACCTGGCAGCAGAGAAGGCGCAGAGCCCTCTGTTCCCGGTGTGGCCTGAGATCGTCATCGGCTTGATCTGCTTCGGCATCGTCTTCTTCGTCTTCTCGAAGAAGCTCCTCCCGGTGATCAACAAGACCCTGGACGAGCGTCGCGAGGCGATCGAGGGTGGCATCGAGAAGGCCGAAGCGGCTCAGACCGAGGCTCAGAGCGTTCTTGAGCAGTACAAGGCTCAGCTCGCCGAGGCCCGCCACGAGGCCGCTCGTCTGCGCCAGGAGGCGCAGGAGCAGGGTGCCGTCATCATCCAGGAGATGAAGGCGGAAGGTCAGCGGCAGCGCGAGGAGATCATCGCCGCCGGCCACGCCCAGATCGAGGCCGACCGCAAGGCCGCGTCCTCCGCGCTGCGCCAGGACGTGGGCAAGCTCGCCACCGACCTGGCCGGCAAGCTCGTCGGTGAGTCCCTCCAGGACCACGCCCGGCAGAGCGGCACCGTCGACCGTTTCCTCGACGAGCTCGAGGCGAAGGCCGAGGCCGCCCGATGA
- a CDS encoding F0F1 ATP synthase subunit delta gives MNGASREALAAARERLDALTDNTSVDAAALADDLASVTALLDREVSLRRVLTDPAQSGESKAELAARLLSGQVSGEAVDLVSGLVRSRWSQSRDLVDSVEELANTADLTAAQRGGALDDVEDELFRFGRIVGSDQELRSALTSRTATASAKGELLRSLLGGKAQPATERIIVRLVTQPRGRSLEAGLDTLSKLAAERRDRAVAVVTSAVPLSDRQKQRLGAALAKLYGREMHLNLDVDPAVLGGVSVRVGDEIINGTVAERLDEATRRMAG, from the coding sequence ATGAACGGTGCGAGCCGCGAGGCACTGGCCGCCGCACGTGAGCGGCTCGACGCGCTGACCGACAACACGTCGGTCGACGCTGCGGCCCTCGCCGACGACCTGGCATCGGTCACCGCGCTGCTCGACCGCGAAGTATCCCTGCGCCGGGTCCTCACGGACCCGGCCCAGAGCGGCGAGAGCAAGGCCGAGCTGGCCGCGCGCCTGCTCAGCGGTCAGGTCAGCGGCGAAGCCGTCGACCTGGTCTCCGGACTCGTCCGGTCCCGCTGGTCGCAGTCGCGTGACCTGGTGGACTCGGTCGAGGAACTGGCCAACACCGCGGACCTCACCGCCGCCCAGCGCGGCGGCGCCCTCGACGACGTCGAGGACGAGCTGTTCCGGTTCGGCCGGATCGTCGGCTCCGACCAGGAGCTGCGCTCCGCGCTCACCAGCCGTACGGCCACGGCCTCCGCCAAGGGCGAGCTGCTCCGCAGCCTGCTCGGCGGCAAGGCGCAGCCGGCCACCGAGCGGATCATCGTCCGCCTGGTGACCCAGCCCCGTGGACGTAGCCTGGAAGCAGGGCTGGACACGCTGTCCAAGCTCGCCGCGGAGCGCCGGGACCGTGCGGTCGCCGTCGTCACCTCGGCGGTGCCGCTCAGCGACCGGCAGAAGCAGCGCCTCGGCGCCGCCCTGGCGAAGCTGTACGGCCGCGAGATGCACCTGAACCTGGACGTGGACCCCGCGGTCCTCGGCGGGGTCTCGGTGCGCGTCGGTGACGAGATCATCAACGGCACCGTCGCGGAGCGCCTCGACGAGGCGACCCGCCGCATGGCCGGCTGA
- a CDS encoding F0F1 ATP synthase subunit alpha: MAELTIRPEEIRDALENFVQSYQPDAASREEVGTVSVAGDGIAKVEGLPSAMANELLKFEDGTLGLALNLEEREIGAIVLGEFSGIEEGQPVQRTGEVLSVGVGEGYLGRVVDPLGNPIDGLGEIATDSRRALELQAPGVMVRKSVHEPMQTGYKAVDAMVPIGRGQRQLIIGDRQTGKTALAVDTIINQRDNWRSGDVNKQVRCIYVAIGQKGSTIASVRGALEEAGALEYTTIVAAPASDPAGFKYLAPYTGSAIGQHWMYQGKHVLIIFDDLSKQADAYRAVSLLLRRPPGREAYPGDVFYLHSRLLERCAKLSDEMGAGSMTGLPIVETKANDVSAFIPTNVISITDGQCFLESDLFNAGQRPALNVGISVSRVGGSAQHKAMKQVSGRLRVDLAQYRELEAFAAFGSDLDAASKAALERGKRMVELLKQPQYAPFPMEEQVVSVWAGTTGKMDDVPVEDIRRFEAELLEFLRRERKDLLTGIAEGGKMSDDTLQSIADAIVAFKQQFETSDGKLLGEG; encoded by the coding sequence ATGGCGGAGCTCACGATCCGGCCGGAGGAGATCCGGGACGCACTGGAGAACTTTGTCCAGTCGTACCAGCCGGACGCGGCCTCGCGCGAGGAGGTCGGTACGGTCAGCGTTGCCGGCGACGGCATCGCGAAGGTGGAGGGCCTGCCCTCCGCCATGGCGAACGAGCTGCTGAAGTTCGAGGACGGAACCCTCGGTCTCGCCCTCAACCTCGAGGAGCGCGAGATCGGTGCGATCGTCCTCGGCGAGTTCAGCGGAATCGAGGAGGGCCAGCCGGTGCAGCGCACCGGTGAGGTGCTCTCCGTCGGCGTCGGCGAGGGCTACCTCGGCCGCGTCGTCGACCCGCTCGGCAACCCGATCGACGGTCTCGGCGAGATCGCGACCGACAGCCGCCGCGCCCTCGAGCTGCAGGCCCCTGGCGTCATGGTCCGCAAGTCGGTGCACGAGCCGATGCAGACCGGCTACAAGGCCGTCGACGCCATGGTGCCGATCGGCCGAGGCCAGCGTCAGCTGATCATCGGCGACCGTCAGACGGGTAAGACCGCTCTGGCCGTCGACACGATCATCAACCAGCGCGACAACTGGCGCTCGGGCGACGTGAACAAGCAGGTGCGCTGCATCTACGTCGCCATCGGTCAGAAGGGCTCCACCATCGCCTCCGTGCGTGGTGCGCTCGAAGAGGCCGGTGCGCTGGAGTACACGACCATCGTCGCCGCCCCGGCGTCCGACCCGGCCGGCTTCAAGTACCTGGCGCCGTACACCGGTTCGGCCATCGGCCAGCACTGGATGTACCAGGGCAAGCACGTCCTGATCATCTTCGACGACCTCTCGAAGCAGGCCGACGCCTACCGCGCCGTGTCCCTGCTGCTGCGCCGCCCGCCGGGCCGCGAGGCGTACCCGGGTGACGTCTTCTACCTGCACTCGCGTCTGCTGGAGCGCTGCGCCAAGCTCTCCGACGAGATGGGTGCCGGTTCGATGACGGGCCTCCCGATCGTCGAGACCAAGGCGAACGACGTGTCGGCGTTCATCCCGACCAACGTCATCTCCATCACCGACGGCCAGTGCTTCCTGGAGTCCGACCTGTTCAACGCGGGTCAGCGTCCGGCGCTCAACGTCGGTATCTCGGTCTCCCGAGTCGGTGGCTCCGCCCAGCACAAGGCCATGAAGCAGGTCTCCGGCCGGCTCCGCGTGGACCTCGCCCAGTACCGCGAGCTGGAGGCGTTCGCCGCCTTCGGTTCCGACCTGGACGCGGCCTCCAAGGCGGCGCTGGAGCGCGGCAAGCGCATGGTCGAGCTGCTGAAGCAGCCGCAGTACGCCCCGTTCCCGATGGAGGAGCAGGTCGTCTCCGTCTGGGCCGGTACCACGGGCAAGATGGACGACGTCCCGGTCGAGGACATCCGTCGCTTCGAGGCCGAGCTGCTGGAGTTCCTGCGCCGCGAGCGCAAGGACCTCCTGACCGGCATCGCCGAGGGCGGCAAGATGTCCGACGACACGCTGCAGTCGATCGCCGACGCGATCGTCGCCTTCAAGCAGCAGTTCGAGACCTCGGACGGCAAGCTCCTGGGCGAGGGCTGA
- a CDS encoding undecaprenyl-phosphate alpha-N-acetylglucosaminyl 1-phosphate transferase, with protein sequence MGFGWPANSLGQPVRDYLLTLCVTAAVTYLLTGPVRKFAIAVGAMPAIRARDVHREPTPRLGGIAMFGGLCAGLIVADHLHNLKSVFELSNEPRALLSGAALIWLIGVLDDKFELDALIKLGAQMIAAAVMVIQGLTILWLPIPGVGTVALTQWQGTLLTVALVVITINAVNFVDGLDGLAAGMVCIASAAFFLYAYRLWYGYMIEAAAPATLFTAILMGMCLGFLPHNMHPARIFMGDSGSMLIGLVLAAAAISVTGQVDPDTMRLFEGSERGATHAMLPVFIPLLLPLTIIAIPAADLVLAIVRRTWNGQSPFAADRGHLHHRLLEIGHSHSRAVLIMYFWSALIAFGAVAYSVHSASMWIVFVILAASAVGLVLLLMPRFTPRAPHWANRFVPPRYRHRAAEDSASPAPASSASYGEKPATVDSGAQQGPEGGQMGEEGPERAPVAVGVSGVNGATAIGARSRFSERRSIDSPR encoded by the coding sequence GTGGGTTTTGGATGGCCGGCGAATTCTCTGGGGCAGCCCGTGCGTGATTACCTGCTGACGCTCTGTGTCACGGCTGCGGTGACCTATCTGCTGACCGGGCCGGTGCGTAAGTTCGCCATCGCGGTCGGGGCGATGCCCGCGATCCGCGCGCGCGATGTCCACCGGGAGCCGACACCCCGGCTCGGTGGCATCGCGATGTTCGGCGGGCTCTGTGCGGGACTGATCGTCGCCGACCACCTCCACAACCTCAAGAGCGTCTTCGAACTCTCCAACGAACCAAGGGCGTTGCTCTCCGGGGCCGCCCTCATCTGGCTGATCGGCGTCCTCGACGACAAGTTCGAGCTGGACGCCCTGATCAAGCTGGGCGCCCAGATGATCGCCGCCGCCGTCATGGTCATCCAGGGGCTCACGATCCTGTGGCTGCCGATCCCCGGCGTCGGCACGGTCGCCCTCACCCAGTGGCAGGGCACGCTCCTCACGGTGGCGCTGGTCGTCATCACGATCAACGCGGTCAACTTCGTCGACGGCCTGGACGGGCTCGCGGCGGGGATGGTGTGCATCGCCTCGGCGGCGTTCTTCCTGTACGCCTACCGCCTCTGGTACGGGTACATGATCGAGGCCGCCGCCCCCGCGACGCTGTTCACCGCGATCCTGATGGGCATGTGCCTCGGCTTCCTGCCGCACAACATGCACCCCGCCCGGATCTTCATGGGCGACTCCGGCTCCATGCTGATCGGGCTGGTGCTGGCCGCCGCGGCGATCTCGGTCACCGGGCAGGTCGACCCCGACACCATGCGGCTCTTCGAGGGCAGTGAGCGCGGGGCCACCCACGCGATGCTGCCGGTCTTCATCCCGCTGCTGCTGCCGCTGACGATCATCGCGATCCCGGCCGCCGACCTGGTCCTCGCCATCGTCCGGCGCACCTGGAACGGCCAGTCCCCGTTCGCCGCCGACCGGGGGCACCTGCACCACCGGCTGCTGGAGATCGGCCACTCGCACAGCCGGGCCGTGCTGATCATGTACTTCTGGTCGGCCCTGATCGCCTTCGGCGCCGTCGCGTACTCGGTGCACTCGGCCTCGATGTGGATCGTCTTCGTCATCCTCGCGGCGAGCGCGGTGGGCCTGGTGCTGCTGCTGATGCCGCGCTTCACCCCGCGCGCCCCGCACTGGGCCAACCGCTTCGTGCCGCCGCGCTACCGGCACCGCGCGGCGGAGGACTCGGCGTCACCCGCGCCCGCGTCCTCGGCCTCGTACGGGGAGAAGCCCGCGACCGTGGACTCCGGGGCCCAACAGGGCCCGGAGGGCGGCCAGATGGGCGAGGAGGGGCCGGAGAGGGCCCCTGTGGCGGTCGGGGTCTCCGGTGTCAACGGGGCGACCGCGATCGGCGCCCGTTCGCGGTTCTCCGAACGCCGCTCCATCGACTCCCCGCGCTGA
- a CDS encoding serine hydroxymethyltransferase produces the protein MPVTSPAAPAPAPSTPDALPQDFGALLRQDPEVAGALLGERDRQAATLQLIAAENFTSPAVLAALGSPLANKYAEGYPGARHHGGCEHADAAERIAVRRATALFGAEHANVQPHSGSSAVLAAYAALLRPGDTVLAMGLPYGGHLTHGAPGNFSGRWFDFVGYGVDPDSGLIDHTRLRALARARRPKAIVCGSISYPRHPDYEAFREIADEVGAYLIVDAAHPMGLIAGGAAPSPVPYADVVCATTHKVLRGPRGGMILCGAALAERIDRAVFPFTQGGAQMHTVAAKAVAFGEAETPAYTLYAHQVVAHARVLAAGLEAEGFEVTTGGTDTHIVVADPAPLGVDGRTARERLAAAGMVLDTCALPYGEARGIRLGSAAVTTQGMDEGDMARIAALFGAAVREPGDVSPIAAEVRELALRNPPYPG, from the coding sequence ATGCCGGTCACCTCTCCCGCCGCACCCGCACCCGCACCGAGCACGCCCGACGCCCTGCCCCAGGACTTCGGCGCCCTGCTCCGCCAGGACCCGGAGGTGGCCGGGGCCCTGCTGGGGGAGCGGGACCGGCAGGCCGCCACCCTCCAGCTGATCGCCGCCGAGAACTTCACCTCGCCCGCCGTGCTCGCCGCCCTCGGCTCCCCGCTCGCCAACAAGTACGCCGAGGGGTACCCGGGCGCCCGCCACCACGGCGGCTGCGAACACGCGGACGCCGCCGAACGCATCGCGGTCCGCCGGGCCACCGCCCTCTTCGGCGCCGAACACGCCAACGTCCAGCCGCACTCCGGCTCCTCCGCCGTCCTCGCCGCCTACGCCGCGCTGCTGCGCCCGGGCGACACGGTGCTCGCGATGGGACTCCCGTACGGGGGACACCTCACCCACGGGGCGCCCGGCAACTTCTCCGGCCGCTGGTTCGATTTCGTCGGGTACGGGGTGGACCCGGACAGCGGGCTCATCGACCACACCCGGCTCCGCGCCCTGGCCCGCGCCCGCCGCCCCAAGGCGATCGTCTGCGGCTCGATCTCCTACCCCCGCCACCCCGACTACGAGGCGTTCCGGGAGATCGCCGACGAGGTGGGCGCGTACCTGATCGTGGACGCCGCCCATCCGATGGGGCTGATCGCCGGGGGAGCGGCGCCGAGCCCGGTCCCGTACGCCGACGTCGTCTGCGCCACCACGCACAAGGTGCTGCGCGGACCGCGCGGCGGCATGATCCTGTGCGGCGCGGCCCTAGCCGAGCGGATCGACCGCGCGGTGTTCCCGTTCACCCAGGGCGGGGCGCAGATGCACACGGTGGCGGCGAAGGCGGTCGCGTTCGGGGAGGCGGAGACACCGGCTTACACGCTGTACGCGCACCAGGTCGTCGCCCACGCCCGGGTGCTGGCCGCGGGTCTGGAGGCCGAGGGGTTCGAGGTGACGACGGGCGGCACGGACACCCACATCGTCGTCGCCGACCCGGCCCCGCTCGGCGTCGACGGCCGTACCGCCCGCGAGCGGCTGGCCGCCGCCGGAATGGTCCTGGACACCTGCGCGCTGCCGTACGGGGAGGCCCGCGGCATCCGGCTGGGCAGCGCGGCCGTCACCACGCAGGGGATGGACGAGGGGGACATGGCCAGGATCGCCGCCCTGTTCGGCGCGGCCGTACGGGAGCCGGGCGATGTGAGCCCGATCGCGGCGGAGGTCCGTGAACTGGCGCTGCGGAATCCGCCGTACCCGGGGTAG
- a CDS encoding ATP synthase F0 subunit C — translation MSAAFETLAAVTGNVGTIGYGLAAIGPGIGIGIIFGNGVQAIARQPEAAGIIRQNMLLGFAVVEALALIGFVVPFIVT, via the coding sequence ATGTCTGCTGCTTTCGAGACCCTCGCGGCCGTGACCGGCAACGTCGGCACCATCGGCTACGGCCTCGCCGCGATCGGCCCCGGCATCGGCATCGGCATCATCTTCGGTAACGGTGTGCAGGCCATCGCCCGCCAGCCCGAGGCCGCCGGCATCATCCGCCAGAACATGCTGCTCGGCTTCGCCGTCGTCGAGGCCCTGGCCCTGATCGGCTTCGTCGTCCCGTTCATCGTCACGTGA
- a CDS encoding protein-tyrosine-phosphatase, whose protein sequence is MTAPEGRGIAGRTDTFRILHVSTGNVCRSPITERLTRHALVDRLGDPLSGGLIVESAGTWGHEGAPMEANAEVVLADFGADASGFVGRELLDEHVIRADLVLTATRDHRAQVISMGHSAGLRTFTLKEFTRLVRAIDPATLPDPLDEGVVERARALVRAAAALRGWLLAPTAEADEVYDPYGAPITFFRSIGDEINQALDPVVTALTGVRAPH, encoded by the coding sequence TTGACCGCCCCCGAGGGGCGTGGCATAGCGGGGCGGACGGACACCTTCCGCATCCTCCACGTCAGCACCGGCAACGTCTGCCGCTCGCCGATCACCGAGCGGCTGACCCGCCATGCCCTGGTGGACCGCCTCGGCGATCCGCTCAGCGGCGGCCTGATCGTGGAGAGCGCGGGCACCTGGGGCCATGAGGGCGCCCCCATGGAGGCCAACGCGGAGGTCGTCCTCGCCGACTTCGGCGCCGACGCCAGCGGCTTCGTCGGACGCGAGCTCCTGGACGAGCACGTCATCCGCGCCGACCTGGTCCTCACCGCCACCCGTGACCACCGCGCCCAGGTCATCTCCATGGGCCACTCGGCGGGCCTGCGCACCTTCACGCTCAAGGAGTTCACCCGGCTGGTGCGGGCGATAGACCCCGCCACCCTGCCCGACCCGCTCGACGAGGGCGTCGTCGAGCGCGCCCGCGCCCTGGTCCGCGCCGCCGCCGCGCTGCGCGGCTGGCTGCTGGCCCCGACCGCCGAGGCGGACGAGGTCTACGACCCCTACGGCGCGCCCATCACCTTCTTCCGCTCCATCGGCGACGAGATCAACCAGGCGCTCGACCCGGTGGTCACGGCGCTCACCGGCGTACGCGCCCCGCACTGA
- a CDS encoding ATP synthase F1 subunit epsilon — protein sequence MAAELHVELVAADRSVWSGEATLVVARTTSGDIGIMPGHQPLLGVLESGPVTIRTSEGGTVIAAVHGGFISFADNKLSLLAEIVELADEIDVQRAERALERAKSDADAAAERRAEIRLRAVAVR from the coding sequence TTGGCTGCTGAGCTGCATGTCGAGCTGGTCGCCGCGGACCGCAGTGTCTGGTCCGGCGAGGCCACGCTGGTCGTCGCGCGCACCACGTCCGGCGACATCGGCATCATGCCCGGTCACCAGCCGCTTCTCGGTGTGCTGGAATCGGGCCCGGTGACGATCCGCACGAGCGAGGGCGGTACCGTCATCGCCGCCGTGCACGGTGGTTTCATCTCGTTCGCCGACAACAAGCTGTCGCTGCTGGCCGAGATCGTCGAGCTGGCGGACGAGATCGATGTCCAGCGCGCCGAGCGTGCGCTGGAGCGCGCGAAGTCGGACGCGGACGCCGCCGCCGAGCGGCGCGCCGAGATCCGTCTCCGCGCGGTGGCGGTGCGCTAG